Part of the Antechinus flavipes isolate AdamAnt ecotype Samford, QLD, Australia chromosome 2, AdamAnt_v2, whole genome shotgun sequence genome is shown below.
AGCATCCCCTGACAGTGATCTTGGAAGGCTCTAGTTTCTTAGTGCTATGTCTGGGCTCAGCAAGTTCTGCCCTTATTTGCTATACTATAAGCAGTTCCCTccaaccccccacccccagttcCCTCTCACTACCCCACCTATCGTGTGGTCTAGAAAGGAGATTTTGCACAGACCCACAGGCTTTTTCCAGCTGGGTTTTGCTAGTCAGTGTGTAGGCAACACCACTTTTAAGGGATCATTAGGAGCTGTATGGAGGTCTTCAACAGCTGATGGCAGAAGTGGAACTAGAGACCAGGCGCTTGCGAAGGTGGTTGGCAAAGTCCACCTGCGTCTGGGACATTACTTGGTTGATGATGGCCTTGGGTAGCCAGCCCTGTATCGCGAGACAAGTAGAAGGTTTCCTTTGAGCTAAAAGATCTTAGCAAGGAGAGCCCCATGGCCTACCGACCACAAGCCCCACATCACAGCGTGGCATATTGGAATTCCGGATGGCCATCCCCTCTGTGAATGCTACCCAAGAAACCAGGGCAGCTTGTAATGTTGGTCCCAGAGACCTCACAGAGCTCACTGACCACAGTCCCAAGGCGGAAAAGTTTGTAAAGAGATAGCTAAAACTAAGACGCGCCAAGCTAAAACTACAGCTGCCCAAGacggggaagggaaggagggaacaagggttaagtgccttctgtgtgccaggcactgtaaaATATCTGATCTGATCCTTACAGCCCTGAGAGATAGATGCTGCCATTCTCCCTGTTTTATGGTTGAAGGAACTGGCAGACAGAGGGTAAATATTTGCACATGatgtcaggccagatttgaagttggGTGGTCCTAACCCACTCACCTTGAGGTCAATGCTGAGCAGCCAGGTCAGCTTAGTCTTAGAGGGGTTTCCAGTCACAGGGCGGAGGACCATGCAGGTGGGACCATGCTCAGCCCTGAGCGATGAGCAGAATCAAAGTCATGAGACGGGAACTCGCAGTCCCCAGTACCTACGCTATAATAGACATTAGAACCCTCATGCTAGCAGCTAGTGTTTGTATTGCGCTTACTGTGGGCCAGTTACTGTGCTAAGAGCACTTTGCAGTTTGGCACTTTgctgctattcccattttattgttcactcttcatgactccatgtgGGGCTTTCCTGGttaagatactgaaatgatttgccacttccttctccagctcattttacagatgaggaaaccaagaaaaacagggtcaagtgacttgcccagggtcatacagctagtaagcaaggtgggatctgaattcaaggcttcctgacttcaggacaggCGCTCTGTCCACTGTGTTTATATTTCCACGAGTcgtattggaagagaaaaatcggaacaaaagggaaaaacaaggagaaagaaaaagtgaaaataggatgcttcagtgtgcattcagtctccatagctctctacACCAATGGCATTTTCTACCCAAAGAAGGTGGCTGTCTTTCTAAAAAGGGTCAGAACAGGTTTTGGGCCCCAGCGCAGAGGACACTTGGAGAGCATCAATTTGGGTTCAGTGGGCCTCGGTTTGATGATGACTCTGGGACTTGAGTCAGCTTGGGCAAATACCTTACACCCATTGGCTCTGTTTGCTCGTGTGTAAGAAGAAGGATTTGTACTTAACCAGCTCTAGATCTGTGAACCTGAAGGCCTTATCATGGGGTTTTCCTGCCTTGGTCCCCCATTTTTCAGAGTGGAAAGAGTTTTTGTGGGTTTTGGTTTCGCTGTTTTGGGGGGAGGTGTTCAGGAGAGGTGTTGAAAGGGAAGGGGACTAAGATGGCATGAGAAAGTCTTAACTTTCTTTACACCACAGTCATATCCAAGAGATATACTGGAAGAGATCTTACAAGTGGAGGCCCTTGGGCAGTTACCTGATGATCCCCTTCTGCTCGGGCATGTCCCCGAAGTGGGTCGCCATGCCGGCCAACACACAGGTGGAACCCCGGCGCTTGGCACACCGCACACTCACAAAGTCTCGGGGCCCCACAATGTTGCCTGGCGTCTCGGCGGCGATCTCGTGGGTGATGACCGTGTCCTTCCCGATCTTCTGCAGAACCTGCACAGAAGCACACATATCAgcaagaaggagggaagagagaaagggctCATCAACTCCAGCTTCTGAGGGACCCTTCCTCCCCCAAAACCTGACACTCCACTGTGCGGAGAGCCAGGTGCTGAGGGAGAGAGAACGAATGGAGGAGAGATGGTCCCCGTTCTGGGGAGTCAGCTGTCTGGTTAGCATAGGAGACACGGGCACAAAGAATGAGTACCGCAAGGACCCGTTCATACCCTCTCTGCTAATAAAGATCACAATCGCTCTAGGCCTCAGTATACGGTCTGCAAGAATTGCTGTGGCTGAAATACTCACCGTGGTGGGGAGCCACTTTGTGCTTAATTAGGTTGGTGCCCAAGCCCCAGACCCACAGGACTTCTCCTGGCGCAGACCTGCTATGgccatgtatgtatgtacatcaTGGGACATGGTGTGCAGCCAAGGCAACTCCCACATCAGCATGAAGCCTTGGAGGGTTTTAATGAAGGGCACAGAGTGATATTGTGAATATGTactttagaaaaattcaaaaagtggACTATGAATTAAGGAGTTTTAGGGGGATTAGGGAAGGAGGCAAGAAATTAGCATGATGGTTGGGCTTTAAAGGCTAGACTACCTCACCTTAATCTCCTTGACATTGGGGTTCCAGTCCCCCATATCTTCCATTCGTTCCACTAATTCCTCATAAAGCCTCTCCATGGGCTGATCCACCATCACCTCCAGCCGGAACACTTTGCCCACATCTGGGACCACCTTGCTCAGCACTTTGTCTCCGTTTGCCTGTTGGAGAAAGACCAGAGAGCTGGGAAAACATTTGGGAAGAAACACCTTCCGCCCCTCGGTTCAGAGCAGTTCCAGACAGAGcatggagaaaagggagagagcaaGACAATCTGAATACCCAAGAGTCAGAAGGGGCTTCAGAAGGCCCTGCAGCCCGAATCGTCATCTGGCCAGGAGGCGAGTTACTGACATCCACCTGAGACCTTCACCAAGCAGCTGGCTCCAAGTTTTCCTTAGGATGGCTATTTCTTAAACCCTGAGGGTGCTGTCCTCAGTCCTGACAGCACATTTTAGGCAGAATCATGACAATCACTGATAACAATAAGTAATGCCAGTACCTAATGTGGCACAGGTCCTGGAGGTCATGCCCCACGACCGGCTGAAGCTCGGCCTGTTCGAGCAGAGACTTAGGGTAGGACGTGAAGGGCAGCATGGTGCAGTGGGTCCAGTGCTGGGCACTCAGGAAGGGTCCCCTCCAACCAGCCACGGgagactgggcaaatcatttggtTTCTTAACCCTCGGTTAACTCCCAAATGAGGGAGCTGGTGTCAGGACTACCAAGATTACTGTCAGCTCTGAAGCTCTGAGCCTAAGGTCTTTCTGAAGGGCTGTCCTATGGGAGAAGGGCTACGTTTGTCCTGCTTGGGCCCAGAGGACAGAACTAAGAGGAAGGTGTAAAAAGTTGGAGGCAGTCAGGTGTAAGAGGCTTTTCTTCTTCAGAGGCTGAATGAAAACTGGGGGGGGAGGTGGGAAAGGGGGGAGGTTATCAAGTGGGTGGGAGtccagagaggaaggaggaagatcctttccctcttcttataGGGTAGCAAAGGGGGAATGAGATAATCAGAAGCATGCGAATGATGATAACATCCATGACCTCCCCCAGATCATGCCAGTGGGATTGTTATCACAGCCGAGGTCAGACTTTGACCTTGGAAGTTCACTTATAgagttatttggaaaaaaaagctCTGTATCACTAGGGGAGATGATGATCTCTCCTTTTCAAACAGGTAGTTAGTTATCTTCCCCCAAGTAACTAGTAGTGAGGAGTCTAATTGTCCATTGCCCAATACCCCAGAGAATTTGGGAAAGTAATTGATAAAGTCAAAAACTTGCTATGCTATTATGGCATAATAGAAATGGTAACTACTAGTGGaattaatgtaattaaattaaagttttccAAGCACCTTGCATAGATGATCTTTGATCCTGGTAATAGCCCTGTGAAGTAGGGAGTAGATATTTTTTCCTAGTTGGTTACTGAGAAAATGGAAGTTCATTGGAGATAAATGATTTGCTCGTAGCCTAGTCACTCCACTAAGAAATTGAGTTGGGGCTTAAACCCGGTTCTCTCCCAAGTCAAAGATCAGCACTCTTGTCACCACTTTATATTGCCCCTACAAGATTTAGTCTTAGTTCAAAAATGGTAAACTATGTGACTGGGCTCAACCTCTGAATTTCAgattcttcatttggaaaatggaaattatatatacacatccatatTGGTACAATGAAAggactttataaaccttaaagtgctctaGGAATGTGACTTATCAATCATTATCTCCTTCAAGTACTATCCTATCCCTAAATAATGTTTCTACTGGTGATCAAAAAGTTGAGTAGTTTTCAGGGTTATGGGAAGTAGGAATAACTTTTGGATTCAGGAAAGCAAATTTACAGGGCCCTGGAGTCCTGAGCTCTGTTCATCAAGGGAAATCAAGTGTCTCCCACTGGTAGAATAGTCAGGAGCACATAAATAATTACTTGACCttacagggggaaaaaacacaattttGATCAGAAGACCGAGTTCAAGTTTTCCACCCAGTAATTTATCTTATGATCTCAGGAAaagttgtttttacttttctagaactcaagtttcctcatttgtacctgaagatttattcattcaaaaagcaatcatttattaagccatgtgccagacactctgGAAATAacgaaaatacaaaaacaaaaaagtcccaACTTTGCCACTAACTAGCTGCATGACTTTCcctctccaggtctcagtttctttatctgtaaaatgatatcagatcagtttttaatatttttcatgtcATGGGTTTCTCAGaatgatttttcaaaatccaCAATTGAAGTAGATGGTAAATGTCAATTAGAGCTTagtgaaaatatataatttttttcctgattcaagTTTATGgaccccctgaaatctatctaAGACCTCCCCTAAGGGGATCTTAAAAAGGGATCCAgggaccccaagttaagaatctctgaCTTAGATGATCTATAAAATTCCTACCCACCCTGAATCCTGAACCTTGCTTTGAACCCTTTATTCCAAATCTCAGATCTATCACCAGGACTTACCATCACTTTCCTAAAAGTGACTTTATCTaaacactcattttatagatgagaaaactgaggctcagggaagtcAAGTTACTAATTGCATGTCACAGCTAATAAACATCAAAGTTGGGATTCTAACCCAGACTCTGTGAATCTAAATGCAGGGCTTTTTGCACACCAAGCTGCCTCTGTACATCTAAAGAGAATTAGGTATAATAAACTCCTAAAGGCCAAGAACtgctccccccccctttttttgtctctttaggGCTTACCACAATGCCTTAGCAGGTGTCTAATCAATACTTGTTGAGTGATTGACATGGATGATACAGTCGGTACTCTAAGAGCATGGGGAGAAGATTATTCTAAATCAGGGAAGATATGGGTAGAGTTTCAAGCAGACTTCACTATccctatggggaaaaaaagcaccaAAGTCTTCTGCACGCCGGCTCTTACCTTCTCTGTCTCACTCTTCCATCCATCCTGATTGCCAAGGATGCCCAGGGCTTTCTGCATGGCCTCTTCCCCTTGTCGTAGATAGGCCATGTCCTGGTCACTGTAAAGGCTTTCTTCCAGCCGAGAGCCTGGGGATTATAGGCAAAGTGGCCCCTTGAGGAAGGCAGGACCCCAGTGATCTCTCCTGCTTCCAATTCCCATTAgctttatctctctgtgtctgtcagtttgtctatttgtttcttttggcAAGGCATCTGGGGCTGGGGCTTGCCCAAAGTGCCACAGTAAGtgctgagtgtctgaggctggattcattGGGATCCCCAGACTCTggggctgtgctctatccactgcaccatctagctgcttcccTTTTAGCTTTAATCATTCAGTTCTCTGAAGCCTCAGCTTCCTCCAAAGAGTCCGATTCCAACAAGCAAATAGGGACAGACAAAAGAGATGTGAAGGATGTTGGGGTGAGGAGAGGGCTGGCTGGTTCTAGAAAACCAGCTCATCACCTTCTCTGCTCAGAAACCCCCTGAGCACAAGCGAGGGCAGAAGCCCCCTGGGTGCTAGAGTAAGATTTTTCCCTCCAGCTGGTGAAATGCCTGAGGCACCAGCACTTACTGAGCAAGGAGCTCCGGCGGCGAACCTGGTTGATCCAGGCGCTGGGTGATGGGCCTCCTAGTGCCCTCTTGCTCAGTTCCTGGCTGATGGCCATGATGGTCTGTTGTCTTAGACCttcagagaggaggagagagaaacaagaatGTTAAGGCTGACACAGAGCTCAACAGCTGATATTCAACAGAGCTAGCTCAATAGAACTAGGACTTGAAAGGTTTACCAAGTGCTTTATTTCATCATCCCATTTGCCTCTTAGAACAACTCTTTTAAGGagttatccccatttgacagataaggagaCTGGGGCAtgtagagtttaagtgacttgcttaggaccACACAGCAGAGCATTCAtcctttggtcttcctgacttccactCCAGTGTTCTCCCTTCACTGTTCATCAAAAGGATTCCATCCTTTTCTTTTATGAATGGGAAATAGGAAGCCTAGGCAGGTGAGATGACTTGCAGGACATATTTTCAGGTTTCCACCTGGTCTCCATTGCTATCTCTACAATACCCTACTGACTAAGTAAGAACCAGCACagactacaatttaaaaaaaaaaaaaacaacaattggggttaagtgattttcccaggaacACACAACTAGTATATGaataaggccagatttaaaacAAACTACACTCTTGAGTAGCTCAGCACTTGGCAGCAGAAGGCTGGACCAGATGATTTCTGGAGATTCCCCTTtcaatctttatatttattctgggCACGAAGCCCATTTGGGGTCAAGTGAAAACTAAGACAAAGCTAGCAACAAGGGCAATGAAAGCCAAAAACCTCCCTCCACTTCTGCAAGAGCAGATTTTAGATAATGAACTCAATGGAAAATTGACTCTTTGTACTGGACATCCTTCCTAGCCAGAGCAGCTTTCCAGTAACTAAAAACCTATACAAATTGCCTATGCAATTTGTTTTTCTAGGAAATCTCCCTCTTGAATACCTGTCCAAGCATTTCTGTGATTGCTGCTACCTCGCCTGCCATCTTTAtccctgtctctctatctccctgaGATTACAAGTAGCCAGAGTCGCTTTGGTATCTTTATAACTGAAGTTATTATTTGATGGTCATCCATAATATCCTTGAAATTCAGACACCCAGTCACCCCTGGAAACCATATACTGCATTCAGAGAACCTGGCCCCAATTCAGAGAAAtacagaaaacagagacagaagctATAGATTTTATTAAGATGACCAGGCAATTCTTGCAGCTTATGACTTTCAAGGGAGGTAAGAGATCATAAGGGCAGAGAGAGGGGGAAACtaaaaacaaggggaaaatgaattttctttcttcagctcaggtctctcctTAGtttaggaaaaaaccaaaacctgACATTGAAAGCttgcaaaatactttgtataGAATATGTCTTTATTACTTCACAGCAGTCCTGAAGCAGGAAGCTCATTATTCCTGTTTTGCAGATgacaaaacagaaattaaaagatttgctTATGGTTAACATAGCAAGTAAGTTTGCCAGATGTAAGATTGGAACTTAGATCCAGCTTTCATTCTTGCTTTCCCAAATTGTTTTGGTCTCTGGTAATTCCTTTCTCCTATCTCTCCCTGACTTTATAGATTTTGTAGCATTAAATCCCCTGGGGTGGGAAGGTTGAGATAGAAGTGGGGAGAGTCTGCCTCATTTCAGAAACCTCATTAATGGAGTTATAAATCTTTTGGGTATTCTGAGGGCATCATATGGAGCCTTTCATGGCTTTCATATTACCTCCCATTCGGGTCAGTTTTGAATCAAAGAGAGGCCAGTTGCTTCTGGCATGGGAATCAATGCATGAGACCACTACTTCCCACCATAGGCAACATTTTCCCCCCTGTCTATTGCTCTCCCACTCTGTCCTTTCCCCCCTCGTTCTCTTCCTCCTTTGCCTACACTTTAATA
Proteins encoded:
- the STAR gene encoding steroidogenic acute regulatory protein, mitochondrial isoform X1, coding for MFLATFKLCAGSSYRHLRNMKGLRQQTIMAISQELSKRALGGPSPSAWINQVRRRSSLLSSRLEESLYSDQDMAYLRQGEEAMQKALGILGNQDGWKSETEKANGDKVLSKVVPDVGKVFRLEVMVDQPMERLYEELVERMEDMGDWNPNVKEIKVLQKIGKDTVITHEIAAETPGNIVGPRDFVSVRCAKRRGSTCVLAGMATHFGDMPEQKGIIRAEHGPTCMVLRPVTGNPSKTKLTWLLSIDLKGWLPKAIINQVMSQTQVDFANHLRKRLVSSSTSAISC
- the STAR gene encoding steroidogenic acute regulatory protein, mitochondrial isoform X2, coding for MFLATFKLCAGSSYRHLRNMKGLRQQTIMAISQELSKRALGGPSPSAWINQVRRRSSLLSSRLEESLYSDQDMAYLRQGEEAMQKALGILGNQDGWKSETEKANGDKVLSKVVPDVGKVFRLEVMVDQPMERLYEELVERMEDMGDWNPNVKEIKVLQKIGKDTVITHEIAAETPGNIVGPRDFVSVRCAKRRGSTCVLAGMATHFGDMPEQKGIISGQSACPEVRKP